Proteins encoded within one genomic window of Ascaphus truei isolate aAscTru1 chromosome 8, aAscTru1.hap1, whole genome shotgun sequence:
- the BABAM1 gene encoding BRISC and BRCA1-A complex member 1, with translation MDTSDPEQPAEEGERAVEQRPRTRSNPEGAEDRVITSLAGVGSRSEGEGEAAQTEDPLRHAAALPSCVPAPATEFQVKTPRVNCPEKVIICLDLSEEMSSQKLESFNGSKTNALNSSQKMIEMFVRTKHKIDKRHEFALVVANDEALWLSGFTSDPREVCSCLYDLETNVCESFNLEGLFNLIQQRTEFPVTDNVQTIPPPYVVRIILIYSRPVSQPPLVLTEPMKKMLQCPYFFFDVVYIHNGSEEEEELSWKDFFGFFSGLDSKGTSYKYEVSVTGPALELHNCMAKLLAHPLQRPFQSHASYSLLEEEEESPESEVTV, from the exons ATGGACACCTCGGACCCGGAGCAGCCGGCGGAGGAGGGAGAGCGAGCGGTGGAGCAGCGACCCCGGACACGGTCCAACCCAGAAGGGGCCGAAGACAGGGTCATTACCTCACTGGCCGGTGTGGGCAGCCGgagtgagggggaaggagaggcagcacAGACAGAGGATCCCCTGCGCCACGCGGCAGCTCTGCCCAGCTGTGTTCCCGCACCAGCAACGGAGTTCCAAGTCAAGACGCCCAGAGTCAACTGCCCCGAAAAAGTG ATTATCTGCCTGGATCTGTCAGAAGAAATGTCCTCACAGAAGCTGGAATCATTTAACGG ATCCAAAACCAATGCTCTCAACTCGTCCCAGAAGATGATCGAGATGTTTGTCAGAACCAAGCACAAGATAGACAAGAGACACGAGTTTGCGCTGGTGGTGGCCAACGACGAAGCTTTGTGG ctCTCCGGATTCACCTCGGACCCCCGGGAAGTTTGCAGCTGCCTCTATGACCTGGAGACCAATGTCTGCGAATCCTTCA ATTTAGAAGGACTTTTCAACCTCAT ACAGCAGCGGACGGAGTTCCCGGTCACTGATAATGTGCAGACGATCCCTCCTCCCTACGTGGTGAGGATTATCCTGATCTACAGCCGCCCAGTCTCGCAGCCTCCGCTTGTCCTCACGGAGCCCATGAAG AAAATGCTGCAGTGCCCATATTTCTTCTTCGACGTGGTTTATATCCACAATGGGTCGGAGGAGGAAGAAGAGCTCAGCTGGAAG GACTTTTTTGGGTTCTTCAGTGGCCTGGACAGCAAGGGGACCAGTTACAAATACGAGGTTTCTGTGACCGGGCCGGCGCTGGAGCTGCACAACTGCATGGCTAAGTTACTGGCACACCCTTTGCAGCGCCCCTTCCAGAGTCACGCGTCCTACAGCCTgctggaggaggaagaggagagcccGGAGAGCGAAGTCACAGTATAA